The following coding sequences are from one Cervus canadensis isolate Bull #8, Minnesota chromosome 4, ASM1932006v1, whole genome shotgun sequence window:
- the LOC122440566 gene encoding hypoxia-inducible factor 1-alpha inhibitor-like yields MAATATEAASSAPGEPREEAEGPGPAWDESQLRSYTFPTRPIPRLSQSDPRAEELIENEEPVVLTDTNLVYPALKWDLEYLQENIGNGDFSVYSASTHKFLYYDEKKMANFQNFKPRSNREEMKFYEFVEKLQDIQQRGGEERLYLQQTLNDTVGRKIVMDFLGFNWNWINKQQGKHGWGQLTSNLLLIGMEGNVTPAHYDEQQNFFAQIKGYKRCILFPPDQFECLYPYPVHHPCDRQSQVDFDNPDYERFPNFQNVVGYETVVGPGDVLYIPMYWWHHIESLLNGGITITVNFWYKGAPTPKRIEYPLKAHQKVAIMRNIEKMLGEALGNPQEVGPLLNTMIKGRYN; encoded by the coding sequence ATGGCGGCGACAGCAACGGAGGCCGCGTCCTCGGCCCCTGGAGAACCCCGGGAAGAGGCTGAAGGTCCTGGTCCCGCCTGGGATGAGTCCCAACTGCGCAGTTACACCTTCCCGACCCGGCCCATCCCGCGTTTGAGTCAAAGCGACCCCCGGGCGGAGGAGCTTATCGAGAATGAGGAGCCTGTGGTGCTGACTGACACAAATCTTGTGTATCCTGCACTAAAATGGGATCTTGAATACCTGCAAGAAAATATTGGCAACGGTGACTTCTCCGTGTACAGTGCCAGCACCCACAAGTTCTTGTACTATGATGAGAAGAAGATGGCTAATTTCCAGAACTTTAAGCCAAGGTCCAACagggaagaaatgaaattttatgagTTTGTTGAGAAACTGCAGGATATACAGCAGCGAGGAGGTGAAGAGAGGTTGTATCTACAGCAAACACTCAATGATACTGTCGGCAGGAAGATTGTCATGGACTTCTTGGGTTTTAACTGGAACTGGATTAATAAGCAACAGGGAAAGCATGGCTGGGGTCAGCTGACCTCTAACCTGCTGCTTATTGGCATGGAAGGAAATGTGACACCTGCTCACTATGATGAGCAACAGAACTTCTTTGCTCAGATAAAAGGCTATAAGCGATGCATTTTGTTCCCTCCGGATCAGTTTGAGTGCCTCTACCCGTATCCTGTTCATCATCCCTGTGACAGACAGAGCCAGGTGGACTTTGACAATCCTGACTACGAGAGGTTTCCCAATTTCCAGAACGTGGTTGGTTACGAAACAGTTGTTGGCCCCGGTGATGTTCTTTACATCCCAATGTACTGGTGGCATCACATAGAGTCATTACTAAATGGGGGGATAACCATCACTGTGAACTTCTGGTATAAGGGGGCCCCGACTCCTAAGAGGATTGAATATCCTCTCAAAGCCCATCAGAAAGTGGCCATCATGAGGAACATTGAGAAGATGCTTGGAGAGGCCTTGGGGAACCCACAAGAGGTGGGGCCCTTGTTGAACACAATGATCAAGGGCAGATACAACTAG